CACCGCTTGGAGTGGTTTGCGTGGCGGTCCTGGGTTTAATCCTTCATTTACTGAAGTCTTCCCAGACGGCATGTTTACTTACAACTCAACAGGTAGCTTCCTCGATGAGTTCTCAGGTGGTGGTTCAGATTTATTAACGAATTACTATTACACCTATGGTTTTGATGAAGCCGTTGCTCGTCAAATGGCGTATATCACCGAAGCACTCATGGGAAGTGACGCCTATGTAGCGGACCCATACTACGATGGAATCGACAGTGAAAGCTATGTCACTGAAGTGACCAACGCATTCTTCGTGCAGTCAGATTGGGAGTTCTATATTGCAGACTTCCCAGTTGAGGTGAACGTAGGTTTGCGTTACGAAGAAACTGAAGTCACCAGTGAAGTGCGCCAGCGTGTAGAGCGCCAGGTGAACTGGGTGAGTGCTTCAGAATGGATCATGCAGTATGAGCCAGAGGATCAAGCCACCTTCTTAACGCTCGAAGGAAGCCATGATGTATTTTTACCTAGCTTCGACTTTAAAATTGAGTTCACAGATCAGTTAATTGGTCGTTTGTCTGCAGGTAAAACGATTGCAAGAGCACCATTAGGTGACCTCGCGGGCGGTCGTTCATTGAGCGGTAGCCCGAAACCAGGCTCACGTTCAGGCGGTCAAGGTAATACCAACCTGCAACCGTTTGAATCGACTAACTTTGACGTGACCTTAGAGTACTATTACGACCTCGGCAGTTATGCGGCCATTGGTTACTTCCGTAAAGACGTGGATAACTTCATTCAACGCGGAATTACAGAAACGACCATCGATGGCTTACGCGACATTCTCGACGGACCTCGTTACCAGCAAGCGGTAGCTTCACTTGAAGAGCGTGGTGAGCAAGCTACAAGCAGCGCCATTTTCGAGGAAATGCTAGCTTTAGGGTTTGGTAACGAAGATGGAGTCATTGAGCCAAATGCAGATGACCCACTCATTACTTGGTTAATTTCACAGCCTACTAACGCGGAATCTAAGAGTGTTGAAGGGATTGAGTTAGCCGTGCAACACGTATTTGGCGATTCTGGCTTTGGTTTGGGTGTGAATGCAACCTTAGTACAAGGCGACGTGGAGTTCGATAACGAGAGCCTAACGCAACAGTCTCCACTTGTAGGTTTGAGTGACTCGGCGAACTTCCAAGGCTTCTACGAGAAAGATGGCTTATCAGTGAAAGTAACCTATGCATGGCGTGACAGCTACCTCATTGGTGTTGGTCAAGCGCAGGGTTCGGCTGACGCGCCGCCACAATACGCAAAAGAGTATGGTCAATGGGACATGAGCGTGAATTATAACATCACCGAGAACTTTGCAATTTCAGTAGAAGGGTTGAACATCACCAATGAAACTGAGCAAGGTTACGGCCGTTATGAAGAGCAATTCCTCTTCGCACGCCAGTACGGACCTCGTTATTCAATTGCAGCGCGGTACACGTTCTAACAAAAAGGGGTCAGACCCTGAGTTATCCCCACAAATAATATTTTAGATTGAGGCACTTAAGGATTTTATTAAAAATAAGGGAACATTCATGGCGTTTGGTGATCTGAAATTTCGCCAAAAACCACAGAAGGAGAAACGCCATGAATGCCCAATCTATTTTGAACAATCTCATTTCGTTTGTCAGCCTTAAAATGCATAAAAAGCGGCAAAATGCTGTAATCGCATGCGTTCAAAGCCTACTCAAAGGCAGCTCAACTTCAGTGACAAGTATGGGGCGCGGGATTGCAAATTCTGCTTATGAAAAACATCGAATTAAACGAGCTGACCGCTTGTTATCCAATGATAATCTGCATTATGAAGCGCCTTTTATTTATGCTTCCATTTGCAAAATTTTTTGTACCAGTGCGCAGCCTGTCATTGCTGTCGATGGGTCTGATTTAGACGCATATCAACGACACTTTCTATTGAGAGCTGCGCTGACCGTTAAGGGCAGAGCCATCACTCTATACCAAGAAGTTCACACGAAACAAACCAAGGAAAAACCGGCAACACATAAAGCTTTTCTCGATAACTTATATCGCATGATTCCCAAACATTCCAAACCGATTATCGTGACAGATGCGGGCTATAAATCCCCTTGGTTTCGTCAAGTCAGAGCGCTAGGTTGGGATATTGTTGGGCGCATTCGCAAACCACATTTTTATTCTTTAAATGAAGGAAATACCTGGCAATCCATTGCGCATTTATATGCCCAAGCGACCCACCGTCCCAAGCTATTTGAACACGCACATATCTCCCGACATCAACCTTTTCAATGCACTTTAACTCTTATAAAGCATAAAGAGAAAGGTCGTCATGCATTCAATACCAACGGGCGACGTAAGTGCTCTGGGCATTCTCTCAGTCACGCAAAAAGCGCGAAAGATCCATGGCTTCTTGCCACTTCACTTCCGGCTCATCGCAATTTAGCTAAGCAGGTTGTTTCAATTTATAGGCAGCGTATGCAAATTGAGGAGAGCTTTAGAGATATGAAAAGTCGGCAGTTTGGGCTTGGCTTAGAGCACAATAGGAGCTTCAAGTGCAAAAGATTGGCTATTCTTATTTTGCTTTCTACGCTTGCCTCGCTCGTGGCGTTTCTTATGGGAATGGCCGTAAATGTTGCTAATATACATCGCCGTTTCCAAGCAAACACCAGCAGCTTCCAGGTATTATCCTTTCATACATTAGGCTTGAGAGCGCTAGCAACTGGCGTCAAAATCACTCGACGGCAATGGTCTCAAACGTTAATCTGGTTGGAGAAATTAATCAAAGAGGCTTGCCATGCCGAAGCATGGCATTAAACTTGTGGGGATCTATCAGAATCTGACCCCATTTTTTTAGGCTTTATAAACAATGAGTTTGTGCGTTGGTCGGTGCTTCGTTGACGAGTCGGATGTCGTTGAAACTGATGGTGAAGGCTTGTTCTGTTTCGATACCGAATACGCTGCTTACCTGTGCTAGATTTAAGCCACTCTCTTGTAAACATGCGAGGTCGAAATAGAGGGTTTGCCACTCATTCTGTGGTAAGTGCATAAGCAGCGTTTGAATTTCTACTTTTACGCCACACTGCTCGCCACAATACATGTTCATCTGCACACTCTCTGGAACGTCACTTTCGATTTTCACCGTCACCGCTAACGCGCTCTGCTCACCCATATATGCTCTCAGATCACGAGGGAAAGGGGTTACGAGATTGAAGGCTGCTTCTGCCTCACCTGAGAAGATAAAACGTCTTGCGTCTTCTTGTACTTCATCATCGAAGGTGGTTGACCGA
This genomic interval from Idiomarinaceae bacterium HL-53 contains the following:
- a CDS encoding Transposase DDE domain-containing protein; amino-acid sequence: MNAQSILNNLISFVSLKMHKKRQNAVIACVQSLLKGSSTSVTSMGRGIANSAYEKHRIKRADRLLSNDNLHYEAPFIYASICKIFCTSAQPVIAVDGSDLDAYQRHFLLRAALTVKGRAITLYQEVHTKQTKEKPATHKAFLDNLYRMIPKHSKPIIVTDAGYKSPWFRQVRALGWDIVGRIRKPHFYSLNEGNTWQSIAHLYAQATHRPKLFEHAHISRHQPFQCTLTLIKHKEKGRHAFNTNGRRKCSGHSLSHAKSAKDPWLLATSLPAHRNLAKQVVSIYRQRMQIEESFRDMKSRQFGLGLEHNRSFKCKRLAILILLSTLASLVAFLMGMAVNVANIHRRFQANTSSFQVLSFHTLGLRALATGVKITRRQWSQTLIWLEKLIKEACHAEAWH